The following proteins are encoded in a genomic region of uncultured Draconibacterium sp.:
- a CDS encoding transposase, translating into MNKQFTEEFKIQAVKQVTEQGYTVASVAERLGVSTNSLYNWMKKYGSDSKHYQQVNEQEAKIRE; encoded by the coding sequence ATGAATAAGCAATTTACCGAAGAATTTAAAATCCAAGCTGTAAAACAAGTCACCGAACAAGGCTACACAGTAGCAAGTGTGGCAGAACGCCTTGGAGTCTCCACCAATAGCCTCTACAACTGGATGAAGAAGTACGGGTCAGACAGCAAGCACTACCAGCAAGTAAATGAGCAGGAAGCGAAAATACGAGAG